The following are from one region of the Rosettibacter firmus genome:
- a CDS encoding glycoside hydrolase family 95 protein has product MFKLPTYKYVIRSTLIYLLFLIAELNSFAQSTTLLKLWYNKPATDWIEALPIGNGRLGAMIFGRPDIEKIQLNENTIWAGQPHCNDNPDAKDALPLVRKLIFEGKYREAQDLVNQKFISKNSHGMPYQTAGELLISFPGHEVYTDYYRELNLETAVATTIYNVNGITYKREVFSSYPDQIIICRITASKSNSINFSAAFSYPSPVDISSEDNNRLIMSGVTGDCDSIKGAVKFQVILQVVVNGGSIYAEDNNLSVINADTATLYISIATSFNNYNDISGNASEKAKSFLQNAFRKNYKEILRDHIADYQKYFKRVDINLGVTDAVKNPTDIRIKEFANTDDPQLVALYFQFGRYLLISSSRPGGQPANLQGIWNYQLYPPWDSKYTVNINTEMNYWPSEPANLSEMNEPLIQMIRELSITGKHTAKVMYGANGWVLHHNTDIWRITGPVDGAFWGMWPMGSAWLCQHLWEKYEYNGNKEYLKSVYPVMKSAVEFYLDFLIEEPEHGWLVVCPSISPENAPSIHPKVSIAAGTTMDNQLLFDLFTKTIRAAEILNVDKQFRKKIKNILDRLPPMQIGSWGQLQEWMQDWDNPGDKHRHVSHLYGLFPSNQISPYSTPELFSAAKTSLIARGDESTGWSMGWKINLWARLLDGNHAFKLIKDQLSPAILPDGKHKGGTYPNMFDSHPPFQIDGNFGFTSGVIEMLVQSHDGFVFLLPALPDNWNDGFIKGIRLRGGFEIELMEWKNGELSRLILKSNFGGNCRIRSYSKLKAEGKILHKATGENKNPFYFTPQVKQPLISNQAEIKNISLKNTFVYDIETKPGEKIIVVNDNN; this is encoded by the coding sequence GTGTTTAAGCTTCCAACCTATAAGTACGTGATAAGATCTACATTAATTTATTTATTATTCTTGATTGCAGAATTAAATTCATTTGCACAAAGTACAACACTTTTAAAATTATGGTACAATAAACCTGCTACAGATTGGATTGAAGCTTTACCAATTGGGAACGGACGTTTGGGTGCAATGATTTTTGGAAGACCTGATATAGAAAAAATTCAATTGAATGAAAATACAATTTGGGCTGGACAACCACATTGTAATGATAATCCCGATGCTAAAGATGCATTACCACTTGTAAGAAAACTTATTTTCGAGGGGAAATATAGAGAGGCTCAGGATCTGGTGAATCAAAAATTCATAAGTAAAAATTCACATGGAATGCCTTATCAAACAGCAGGAGAACTTTTAATTTCTTTTCCTGGACACGAAGTTTATACTGATTATTATCGCGAATTAAATCTCGAAACTGCAGTTGCAACAACCATTTATAATGTGAATGGAATAACTTATAAGCGAGAAGTATTTTCATCTTATCCAGATCAAATAATTATTTGTAGAATTACTGCGAGTAAAAGTAATAGCATTAATTTCAGTGCTGCATTTAGTTATCCTTCGCCTGTTGATATATCATCAGAAGATAATAATAGATTAATTATGTCCGGGGTTACAGGTGATTGTGATTCAATTAAAGGTGCAGTAAAGTTTCAGGTAATCCTTCAGGTTGTTGTGAATGGAGGTTCGATTTATGCAGAAGATAATAATTTAAGTGTTATAAATGCAGATACAGCAACTTTGTATATCTCAATTGCAACCAGTTTTAATAATTATAATGACATAAGTGGAAATGCTTCTGAAAAAGCAAAATCTTTTTTGCAAAATGCTTTTAGAAAAAATTATAAAGAAATTTTAAGAGATCATATTGCTGACTATCAGAAATATTTTAAAAGAGTTGATATTAATCTTGGAGTAACTGATGCAGTAAAGAATCCAACCGATATTCGTATAAAAGAATTTGCAAATACAGATGACCCTCAACTTGTAGCTCTCTATTTTCAGTTTGGTAGATATTTACTCATTTCATCATCGAGACCAGGTGGACAACCTGCAAATCTTCAAGGAATCTGGAATTATCAATTGTATCCACCATGGGATAGCAAGTATACAGTCAATATAAATACTGAAATGAATTACTGGCCATCTGAACCAGCAAATCTATCTGAAATGAATGAGCCATTAATTCAAATGATTCGTGAATTATCTATTACAGGAAAACATACTGCAAAAGTTATGTATGGAGCTAATGGCTGGGTACTTCATCATAATACAGATATATGGAGAATTACTGGACCTGTAGATGGAGCTTTCTGGGGAATGTGGCCAATGGGGAGTGCATGGTTATGTCAGCATCTCTGGGAAAAGTATGAATACAATGGTAATAAGGAATATTTGAAATCAGTCTATCCTGTAATGAAAAGTGCAGTTGAATTTTATCTTGATTTTTTAATCGAAGAACCTGAACATGGCTGGCTTGTTGTTTGTCCTTCAATATCACCAGAAAATGCTCCTTCAATTCATCCTAAAGTTTCTATTGCAGCTGGAACAACGATGGATAATCAATTACTATTCGATTTATTTACAAAAACAATTAGAGCTGCAGAAATTTTAAATGTAGATAAACAATTCAGAAAAAAAATAAAAAATATACTCGATCGTTTACCACCAATGCAAATTGGTAGCTGGGGACAATTACAGGAATGGATGCAAGACTGGGATAATCCCGGTGACAAACATCGTCATGTTTCACATTTATATGGACTTTTTCCATCAAATCAAATTTCACCTTATAGTACACCTGAACTTTTTTCTGCTGCTAAGACTTCTTTGATTGCAAGAGGCGATGAATCAACAGGCTGGTCAATGGGCTGGAAAATTAATCTATGGGCACGACTTCTTGATGGTAATCATGCTTTTAAATTAATCAAAGATCAATTATCCCCAGCTATTCTACCTGATGGAAAACATAAAGGTGGTACATACCCAAATATGTTTGATTCTCATCCACCATTTCAAATTGATGGGAATTTTGGATTTACATCTGGTGTAATTGAAATGCTTGTGCAATCTCATGATGGATTTGTTTTTCTTTTGCCTGCTCTACCAGATAACTGGAATGACGGCTTCATTAAAGGTATTCGTTTACGTGGAGGTTTTGAAATTGAATTGATGGAATGGAAGAATGGTGAATTATCCAGATTGATATTAAAATCAAATTTTGGAGGGAATTGCAGAATTCGTTCTTATTCAAAATTAAAAGCTGAAGGAAAAATTCTACATAAAGCAACTGGCGAAAATAAAAATCCATTTTACTTTACTCCGCAGGTAAAACAACCATTAATTTCAAATCAAGCTGAAATTAAAAACATAAGTTTGAAAAATACATTTGTCTACGATATTGAAACTAAACCAGGTGAAAAAATTATAGTCGTTAATGATAATAACTGA
- a CDS encoding glycoside hydrolase family 127 protein: MKRIIFFSLLFYITIHTQEISNYSSYPISSVSIRNVKLNDNFWLPKINKIQNVTIPHAFDKCEKEGRMDNFLVAGGKKKGTYKGKMPFDDTDLYKIIEGASYSLISNYSSDLDKYLDSIISIIKIGQEPDGYITTWFTIDREKPPAWWVKPSKNRWENEISSHELYNSGHLFEAAAAHYYATGKRNFLDIAIKNADLLVENFGPEKLHAPPGHQIVETGLIKLYQITGNNKYLQLAKYFLDIRGDSTTHKLYGEYSQDHLPVIKQTEAVGHAVRALYMYAGMTDIAVIFKDTNYLNAVNKIWENITTKKMYITGGLGSKHEGEAFGSNYELPNLTAYNETCAAIASVYWNHRLFLLTGNSKYFDIIERTLYNGLISGISLDGKNFFYPNPLESDGKFQFNMGACTRQPWFDCSCCPTNLIRFIPSIPSLIYATNKDTVYVNLFIASNTQMTINGNQIQLNQVTDYPWDGKITINIKTEKETNFTLKIRIPYWAKNQAVPGDLYSYVNKIEDKIVLMINNRTQNLNFEKGYAVISKKWLDGDKVELILPMEIRKVIANEKVEEDKNKIAFEYGPFVYCAEEIDNENISEIIIPEELNLKPELKNISSEKFISLSGKINEKDFILIPYYLWSNRGIGKMKVWFPEKQ, translated from the coding sequence ATGAAAAGAATTATATTTTTTTCATTGTTGTTTTACATTACAATCCACACACAAGAAATTTCAAACTACTCAAGTTATCCAATTTCTTCTGTAAGTATAAGAAATGTAAAACTCAACGATAATTTCTGGTTACCAAAGATTAATAAAATTCAGAATGTAACAATCCCACACGCATTTGATAAATGCGAAAAAGAAGGGAGAATGGATAATTTTCTGGTTGCAGGTGGAAAGAAAAAAGGAACATACAAAGGTAAAATGCCTTTCGATGATACGGATCTTTACAAGATAATTGAAGGAGCGTCTTATTCATTAATAAGTAATTATTCATCAGATTTAGATAAGTATCTTGATTCAATAATTTCAATCATTAAAATTGGTCAGGAACCTGATGGTTATATTACAACATGGTTTACAATAGACAGAGAAAAACCACCAGCCTGGTGGGTTAAGCCTTCTAAGAATAGATGGGAAAATGAAATAAGCAGTCATGAACTTTATAATAGTGGTCATCTATTTGAAGCTGCTGCAGCTCATTATTATGCAACAGGCAAAAGAAATTTTCTGGATATTGCAATTAAAAATGCTGATTTACTTGTTGAGAATTTTGGTCCAGAAAAGTTACATGCTCCGCCCGGGCATCAGATAGTTGAAACAGGGTTAATTAAACTTTATCAGATTACTGGTAACAATAAATATCTACAACTTGCAAAATATTTTCTTGATATAAGAGGTGATTCAACTACTCATAAATTATATGGTGAATACAGTCAGGATCATCTTCCAGTTATAAAACAAACTGAAGCAGTGGGTCATGCTGTAAGAGCACTTTATATGTATGCAGGTATGACAGATATTGCAGTGATATTTAAAGATACAAATTATCTTAATGCAGTAAATAAAATCTGGGAAAATATTACAACAAAAAAAATGTATATCACTGGTGGATTGGGTTCTAAACATGAAGGAGAAGCTTTTGGTAGTAACTACGAACTTCCAAACCTGACAGCATATAACGAAACATGTGCTGCAATTGCAAGTGTTTACTGGAATCATCGCCTGTTTCTTCTTACTGGCAATTCAAAATATTTTGATATAATTGAACGGACTCTTTATAATGGTTTGATTTCTGGTATTTCACTGGATGGCAAAAATTTTTTCTATCCAAATCCTTTAGAAAGTGATGGTAAGTTTCAATTCAATATGGGTGCATGTACAAGACAACCATGGTTCGATTGTTCATGTTGTCCAACTAATTTAATTAGATTTATTCCTTCAATTCCTTCTTTAATATATGCTACAAATAAAGACACTGTTTATGTGAATTTATTTATTGCAAGCAATACTCAAATGACAATTAATGGAAATCAAATACAATTAAATCAAGTTACTGATTATCCGTGGGATGGAAAAATCACAATTAATATCAAAACAGAAAAGGAAACTAATTTTACTTTGAAGATACGAATTCCATACTGGGCTAAAAACCAGGCAGTTCCTGGTGATTTATATTCTTACGTAAATAAAATTGAAGATAAAATTGTATTAATGATCAATAACAGAACACAAAATCTAAATTTTGAAAAAGGATATGCAGTGATTTCTAAAAAGTGGTTAGATGGTGATAAAGTCGAATTAATTTTACCTATGGAAATACGCAAAGTTATTGCGAATGAGAAAGTTGAAGAAGATAAAAATAAAATTGCTTTTGAGTATGGTCCTTTTGTTTATTGTGCAGAAGAAATTGATAATGAAAATATTTCTGAAATAATTATTCCAGAAGAATTGAACCTTAAACCTGAATTAAAAAATATTTCATCAGAAAAATTTATTTCACTATCTGGAAAAATTAATGAGAAAGATTTTATCTTGATTCCATATTACTTATGGTCGAATAGAGGAATTGGTAAGATGAAAGTATGGTTTCCCGAAAAACAATAG
- the galB gene encoding beta-galactosidase GalB: MKKYFYSIVINIVRFIVLLFFFIVNAELFGKLDDAEKENKVRQRILINEGWRFFRYSSLEQADSLIYDIRPEVNDKRDDKPADAMPTEAVRIKSNKKILKPWILPTGNDFIKDSSKRFIRPEGNPGKDFPFTQLNFDDDSWEVVNLPHDWAIKGPFLQGWDSEIGGSMGRLPVHGVAWYRKKIFIPVSDSGKTIYLDIDGAMSYAMVWINGNLAGGWPYGYASWRLNITPYINFGKDNQIAIRLDNPPNSSRWYPGAGIYRNVWLVKVNPVHVAQWGTYVITNHISKDKADINLEITVKNNSISEYSIKIKTEIFNLDEHYNKSSNPVATSLPVDVVIKQNSTIKINNLVEVKNPKLWGPPPNQIPNLYVALTSIWHNNKLLDQYETRFGIRSLKFDPDSGIFVNGERIKIKGANLHHDLGPLGAAFNIHAAERQLKMLREMGCNAIRTAHNPPAPEFLELTDKMGFLVMDEIFDVWERKKTPLDFHLIFPDWYEQDLRAFIRRDRNCPSVIIWSFGNEVGEQYTGEEGAAIARKLNDIIKEEDPTRPTTTAMNYAKPDMPLPEVVDLISLNYQGEGIRIDPPYKDLKGIVTPPLYLEFHKKFPDKVVLSSENAAALSTRGEYLFPVTNFISAPVKEGDGGDSKNMFVSSYELYTADFGSSADKVFAALDKNPFVAGGFVWSGWDYLGEPTPYYLARSSYFGVIDLAGFKKDRFYLYQSYWRPDLPIVHILPHWNWKDRIGKITPVHVFTSGDEAELFLNGKSLGRKKKGEFQYRLRWDDVIYEPGELKVIAYKNGKKWAENSVRTIDKPTQLLMETDNKTIKADGIDLAFITVKITDDKGNVFPTAKNLIKFTIEGPGEIVATDNGNPADFTPFPSKERNAFNGYCLVIVRGKKGEDGEIHIKAESEDLRSTILTIKSMM, from the coding sequence ATGAAAAAATATTTTTACTCCATAGTTATCAACATAGTAAGATTTATTGTTCTACTTTTTTTCTTTATAGTTAATGCTGAATTATTTGGCAAATTAGATGATGCAGAAAAAGAGAACAAAGTAAGACAAAGAATTTTAATTAATGAGGGATGGCGATTTTTTAGATATTCATCTTTAGAACAAGCCGATAGTCTTATTTATGATATTCGTCCAGAAGTAAATGATAAAAGAGACGATAAACCAGCAGATGCAATGCCTACTGAAGCAGTAAGAATTAAATCGAACAAAAAAATATTGAAACCATGGATTCTTCCAACCGGCAACGATTTTATTAAAGATTCTTCAAAGAGATTTATTAGACCGGAAGGAAATCCCGGAAAAGATTTTCCTTTTACGCAATTAAATTTTGATGATGACTCTTGGGAAGTTGTTAATCTACCGCACGATTGGGCAATTAAAGGTCCTTTTCTTCAAGGATGGGATTCTGAAATTGGAGGAAGCATGGGGCGTCTTCCAGTTCATGGAGTTGCCTGGTATCGTAAAAAAATTTTTATTCCAGTATCTGATAGTGGTAAAACAATTTATCTTGATATAGATGGAGCTATGTCTTATGCAATGGTCTGGATTAATGGGAACCTTGCAGGAGGATGGCCATATGGATATGCATCATGGAGATTAAATATTACACCTTACATAAATTTTGGAAAAGATAATCAAATAGCAATTAGACTTGATAACCCACCAAATTCATCACGATGGTATCCAGGTGCTGGAATTTATAGAAATGTGTGGCTCGTTAAAGTAAATCCTGTTCATGTTGCACAATGGGGAACATATGTAATAACAAATCACATCTCTAAAGACAAAGCAGATATTAATTTAGAAATAACAGTAAAGAATAATTCAATTAGCGAGTATTCAATAAAAATCAAAACAGAAATATTTAATCTAGATGAACATTATAATAAATCTTCAAACCCTGTTGCTACATCTTTACCTGTAGATGTCGTAATTAAACAAAATAGTACAATAAAAATTAATAACTTAGTTGAAGTAAAAAATCCAAAGCTCTGGGGTCCTCCACCCAATCAAATTCCAAATCTTTATGTTGCTTTAACAAGCATCTGGCACAATAATAAATTACTCGATCAATATGAAACACGTTTTGGTATTCGTTCATTAAAGTTTGATCCTGATTCTGGAATTTTTGTAAATGGCGAAAGAATTAAAATTAAAGGAGCAAACTTACATCACGATTTAGGTCCACTTGGTGCAGCTTTTAATATTCATGCAGCAGAGCGTCAACTAAAAATGTTACGAGAAATGGGATGTAATGCAATACGAACTGCTCATAATCCACCAGCACCTGAATTTCTTGAATTGACAGATAAAATGGGCTTTCTTGTTATGGATGAAATTTTTGATGTATGGGAAAGAAAAAAAACACCACTCGATTTTCATCTAATTTTCCCTGATTGGTATGAACAGGATTTACGAGCATTTATTCGAAGAGATCGAAATTGTCCATCTGTAATTATCTGGAGTTTTGGTAATGAAGTCGGTGAACAATATACTGGTGAAGAAGGTGCTGCAATAGCAAGAAAATTAAATGATATTATTAAAGAAGAAGATCCAACAAGACCAACTACTACTGCAATGAATTATGCCAAACCTGATATGCCTTTGCCTGAAGTTGTAGATTTGATTAGCTTAAATTATCAGGGAGAAGGAATAAGAATTGACCCACCTTATAAAGATTTAAAAGGCATAGTTACTCCTCCATTATATTTAGAATTCCACAAAAAATTTCCAGATAAAGTAGTATTAAGCAGTGAAAATGCTGCTGCTTTAAGTACACGTGGTGAATATCTTTTTCCTGTTACAAATTTTATTAGTGCACCAGTAAAAGAAGGAGATGGTGGTGATTCTAAGAATATGTTTGTAAGTTCTTACGAATTATATACAGCAGATTTTGGTTCTTCTGCCGATAAAGTATTTGCTGCACTGGATAAAAATCCTTTTGTTGCAGGTGGCTTTGTATGGAGTGGCTGGGATTATCTCGGTGAGCCAACACCTTATTATTTAGCAAGAAGTTCATATTTCGGTGTGATTGATCTTGCTGGATTTAAGAAAGATAGATTTTATCTTTATCAATCTTACTGGCGTCCGGATCTGCCTATCGTTCATATTCTTCCACACTGGAACTGGAAAGATCGAATTGGTAAAATTACTCCAGTTCATGTTTTTACTTCGGGTGACGAAGCAGAATTATTTCTAAATGGTAAATCACTGGGTAGAAAGAAAAAAGGAGAATTTCAATATCGATTAAGATGGGATGATGTAATATATGAACCAGGCGAATTAAAAGTTATTGCATATAAAAATGGAAAAAAATGGGCTGAGAACTCTGTTCGAACAATTGATAAGCCAACTCAATTGTTAATGGAAACAGATAATAAAACAATTAAAGCAGATGGAATTGATCTTGCCTTTATTACTGTGAAAATAACTGATGACAAAGGAAATGTTTTTCCAACTGCAAAGAACTTAATTAAATTCACAATTGAAGGACCTGGAGAAATTGTAGCAACAGATAATGGTAATCCTGCTGACTTTACACCATTCCCATCAAAAGAAAGAAATGCTTTTAATGGATACTGTCTTGTAATTGTGCGAGGGAAAAAAGGTGAAGATGGTGAAATTCATATTAAAGCAGAATCTGAAGATCTAAGAAGTACAATTCTAACAATAAAAAGTATGATGTGA
- the xyl3A gene encoding xylan 1,4-beta-xylosidase produces MNNITTLVFLFFISLSINAQKYLFQNPDLGFEERAKDLISRLTLDEKALLLCDQSEAIPRLGIKKFNWWSEALHGLANNDSVTVFPQPIGMAASFNDELVYKIFNAVSDEVRAKYHEHLRRGGENKRFLSLSVWTPNINIFRDPRWGRGQETYGEDPYLMTRMGVAVVKGLQGPDTSKYRKLYACAKHFAVHSGPEWKRHEININDVDPRDLYETYLPAFKALVKDANVREVMCAYHRLDDEPCCGNTRLLERILRDEWGFKYIVVSDCGAIADFYTNHKVSSDALHAASKAIISGTDLECYWNNYTYKNLPLAVKRNLIKEEDIDKSLMRVLMGRFELGEMDPDSIVPWSKIPVSIVNNKEHRELALEMARQSIVLLQNKNNILPLNKSSIKKIAVIGPNAIDSVMQWGNYNGKPIKTITTLEGIISKLSPDKVFYDKGCDLVEDKVTKSYIQQCEFESQKGFKATYWNTRDFSGDIVAVQYISHPIKLTTAGLHEFAPGVKLEGFSAKYQTEFVASKNEEIVFKCGATGFFELLVNGESLIKYENWRTLPSRIPFKVEAGKKYFIEIRYAQLYNWQANIEFDFGSEVDIDYSDLIKKLKDIDLVVFVGGLSGRLEGEEMPVSYPGFKGGDRTNIELPSVQRNLLKALKQAGKKIIFVNCSGSAIALTPETETCDAIIQAWYPGESGGLAIADVIFGDYNPSGKLPVTFYKSSDQLPDFENYSMKGRTYRYFNDALFPFGYGLSYTTFKIGEAKVDKTEINANEQLNISIPVTNMGKYKGAEVLQIYVKKVNDHDGPIKTLRDFKRIELEAGKSTVVQFTLNSNAFEFYDWNSGKMMITSGDYEIFYGNSSRKEDLKALRIKIN; encoded by the coding sequence ATGAATAATATTACAACACTGGTATTTTTATTTTTTATTTCATTATCAATAAATGCGCAAAAATATCTTTTTCAAAATCCAGATCTTGGTTTTGAAGAAAGAGCTAAAGATTTAATATCACGACTTACACTTGATGAAAAAGCATTATTGTTATGTGATCAATCTGAAGCGATTCCCCGTCTTGGTATTAAAAAATTCAACTGGTGGAGTGAAGCATTACATGGACTGGCAAATAATGATAGTGTGACAGTCTTTCCACAACCAATTGGAATGGCAGCTTCGTTTAATGATGAACTTGTTTATAAAATTTTTAATGCTGTTTCTGATGAAGTCCGTGCTAAATATCATGAACATTTAAGACGCGGTGGTGAAAATAAACGCTTTTTAAGTTTATCAGTCTGGACTCCAAATATTAACATATTCAGAGATCCTCGATGGGGACGTGGACAGGAGACTTATGGTGAAGATCCATATTTAATGACTCGAATGGGAGTAGCAGTTGTAAAAGGTTTACAAGGTCCAGATACATCAAAGTATCGTAAATTATATGCTTGTGCAAAACATTTTGCTGTTCATTCTGGACCCGAATGGAAAAGACATGAAATTAATATTAATGATGTTGACCCGCGTGATCTATATGAAACATATCTTCCAGCTTTTAAAGCTCTGGTTAAAGATGCAAATGTACGAGAAGTTATGTGTGCATATCATAGATTGGATGATGAACCATGCTGTGGTAATACAAGATTACTCGAACGTATATTACGTGATGAATGGGGATTTAAATATATAGTTGTTTCCGATTGCGGAGCAATTGCAGATTTTTACACTAACCACAAAGTTTCTTCTGATGCACTCCACGCTGCATCAAAAGCTATAATCTCTGGTACAGATCTCGAATGTTACTGGAATAATTATACTTATAAAAATTTACCACTTGCAGTCAAAAGAAACTTAATAAAAGAAGAAGATATTGATAAAAGCTTAATGAGAGTTTTAATGGGTCGTTTTGAACTTGGAGAAATGGACCCCGATTCAATTGTTCCGTGGTCTAAAATTCCAGTTTCAATTGTTAATAATAAAGAGCATCGTGAACTTGCATTAGAAATGGCAAGACAATCTATAGTCTTATTGCAAAACAAAAATAATATTCTTCCATTAAATAAATCATCAATTAAAAAGATTGCTGTTATTGGTCCTAATGCAATTGATTCAGTTATGCAATGGGGAAATTATAATGGTAAACCTATTAAAACAATTACAACTTTAGAAGGAATTATTTCTAAATTATCACCAGATAAAGTTTTTTATGATAAAGGTTGTGATCTTGTAGAAGATAAAGTTACAAAAAGCTACATTCAGCAATGCGAGTTTGAAAGTCAAAAAGGATTCAAAGCTACTTACTGGAATACCAGAGATTTTTCTGGTGATATTGTTGCAGTACAATATATTTCTCATCCAATAAAACTTACAACTGCCGGTTTACATGAATTTGCACCTGGAGTAAAACTGGAAGGTTTTTCTGCAAAATATCAAACAGAGTTTGTTGCATCAAAAAATGAAGAAATTGTATTTAAGTGTGGTGCAACCGGATTTTTTGAATTGTTGGTCAATGGTGAATCTCTAATTAAATATGAAAATTGGAGAACACTTCCTTCCAGAATTCCATTCAAAGTAGAAGCAGGAAAAAAATATTTTATTGAAATTCGATATGCTCAGTTATACAACTGGCAAGCTAATATTGAGTTTGATTTTGGTAGCGAAGTTGATATCGATTATTCTGATTTAATCAAAAAATTGAAAGACATAGATTTAGTTGTATTTGTAGGTGGACTTTCTGGTAGACTTGAAGGCGAAGAAATGCCTGTGTCTTATCCAGGATTTAAAGGTGGAGATAGAACAAACATTGAACTCCCATCTGTACAAAGGAATTTATTAAAAGCATTAAAACAGGCAGGTAAGAAAATTATTTTTGTTAATTGTTCTGGCTCAGCTATTGCATTAACTCCCGAAACTGAAACTTGTGATGCAATTATTCAAGCCTGGTATCCTGGAGAATCAGGTGGCTTGGCTATTGCTGATGTAATATTTGGTGATTATAATCCTTCTGGCAAGTTACCAGTTACATTTTATAAAAGCTCTGATCAATTACCAGATTTTGAGAATTATTCGATGAAAGGAAGAACTTATCGATATTTTAATGATGCACTATTTCCTTTTGGATATGGCTTAAGCTATACAACTTTTAAAATAGGTGAAGCAAAAGTTGATAAAACAGAAATAAATGCAAATGAACAGCTGAATATTTCCATCCCTGTTACTAATATGGGTAAATATAAAGGTGCTGAAGTTTTGCAGATATATGTTAAAAAAGTAAATGACCATGATGGACCCATAAAAACACTGCGTGATTTTAAAAGGATTGAACTTGAAGCAGGCAAATCAACTGTAGTACAATTTACTCTTAATAGTAATGCATTTGAATTTTATGATTGGAATAGTGGTAAAATGATGATAACCAGTGGGGATTATGAAATTTTTTATGGAAATAGTTCCAGAAAAGAAGATTTGAAAGCTCTAAGGATAAAAATTAATTAG
- a CDS encoding AraC family transcriptional regulator has product MKRIILLLETSRAFGRQLIIGIIRYSKLYGPWIFYKEPIDLKSSIPHLTNWKPDGIIMRDSLITNELLKLKKPTILAIHDSRYPKNLPVIKTDSCAIAKMASEHFLEKGLKNFAFCGFDDYDWSEGRKYYFNKFINEAGYCVYNYAQPLIKLKSYWKGEQQHLIRWIKSLPKPIGIFACNDDRGQHILEACKLINLKVPDDVAVIGVDNDPMVCELSDPPLTSIALDVEAAGFEAAKLMDYMIEKKIRSNEQILVSPTHIVQRQSSDILAIEDKEVEKALRYIKENIKEKILIDDVVKATCLSRRTLERRFKKAVCRTIYNQIQHERIELLAKLLIETDLSISEITSQFNFTDAEHISRYFKREKGIGLREFRKLHKPN; this is encoded by the coding sequence ATGAAAAGAATAATATTGCTACTTGAAACATCAAGAGCATTTGGTAGACAATTAATTATCGGGATTATTCGTTACTCAAAACTTTATGGTCCTTGGATTTTTTATAAAGAGCCGATTGATTTAAAATCTTCAATTCCACATTTAACTAACTGGAAGCCTGATGGCATAATAATGCGAGATTCACTTATAACAAATGAATTACTGAAACTAAAAAAGCCAACAATACTTGCAATTCACGATTCAAGATATCCAAAGAATTTGCCAGTAATTAAAACTGATTCCTGTGCAATTGCAAAAATGGCAAGCGAACATTTTTTAGAAAAAGGATTAAAGAATTTTGCTTTCTGTGGATTTGATGATTATGATTGGTCAGAAGGACGAAAATATTATTTTAATAAATTTATAAACGAAGCGGGATATTGTGTTTATAATTATGCCCAGCCATTAATTAAATTAAAAAGTTACTGGAAAGGAGAACAACAACATTTAATCAGGTGGATTAAATCTTTGCCAAAACCAATAGGAATATTTGCTTGTAATGATGATCGAGGTCAACATATACTTGAAGCATGTAAATTAATAAATCTTAAAGTCCCCGATGATGTTGCAGTAATTGGAGTTGATAACGATCCAATGGTATGCGAGTTAAGTGATCCACCACTTACAAGTATAGCTTTGGATGTAGAAGCTGCAGGTTTCGAAGCAGCTAAATTAATGGATTATATGATTGAAAAGAAAATTCGAAGTAATGAACAAATTCTGGTTTCACCAACACACATAGTTCAAAGACAATCTTCCGATATTCTTGCAATTGAAGATAAAGAAGTTGAAAAAGCATTGAGATATATAAAAGAAAATATTAAAGAAAAAATTCTTATAGACGATGTTGTAAAAGCAACGTGTTTAAGCAGAAGAACTCTTGAAAGAAGATTTAAGAAAGCAGTATGTCGAACAATTTATAACCAGATTCAGCATGAAAGAATAGAACTACTGGCAAAGCTTCTTATCGAAACAGACCTGTCAATTTCTGAAATTACTTCCCAGTTTAATTTTACTGATGCAGAACATATCTCAAGATATTTTAAGAGAGAAAAAGGAATTGGACTGAGAGAATTTCGTAAGCTACACAAACCTAATTAA